In the Aster yellows witches'-broom phytoplasma AYWB genome, TTGAATTTGTTGAAAGAAATAATGGTTTAATTTATAATCGTCCTGTTTTTATTGATGAATTTCAAGATTTAAATTATTTTTATTATTTTATAATAAAAGAACTTTTATTTAATAAACCAAATTTTTTATATTGTTTTGGTGATTATACTCAAAATATTTATAGTTCTTTTGGTTATAGTGAACGTATTTTGAAACTTTTTGTAAAAGATTTTATATCTCAAAAACATTTTTTAAATTTTAATTATCGTTCTAAAGGCATTAATATTGTTAAAGCAGCTAATGAATTAATTGATAATAAGGAATATTTACAATTATCTTTTAGTGAAAAAAAATATAGAGATTTTATAAATTTTTCTTTTTTTGATAATTTTTATCAACAAGTTAATTATTTGTGCGAAAAAATTAAAAAATCTTTAATTTATTCTACAACTGTTCTTTGCGGTAGTAATGGTAAATTACAAAAACTTAAACATGAGTTTGAAAAAACCAAATTCCTTTTACTATATCTGATAATAATAGTAAAGAAAATGAAATTGTTTTGTCAACGATACATTGATATAAAGGATATGAAAATGAATGTGTTTATTTAATTGGTTGGCAAAATCGAAATGAATCACAAGATAAAGTTTTAGAAAAAAAATTAATTTATACTGCAATAACTCGCGCTAAACATGATATTGAAATTTTAACTTTAAATGATTCTTCTATTTTTATAGATTATTTTTATTCTTTAATAAAAAAAGAATTAATTTCTGATAATTTTACAAAAGGATTAAATGATAAAATTTTTGATTTAGATTATTTAAAAATTTGTTTACCTAATTCAAAAGATATAGAAATTTATGATGAATTATCTACTACTATTAAAATTTATAATGAAAAAGTTAACCAATTAGAAAAAAACATAAAATTTAATCAAATTACTGAATCTTATTATAAGAAATGTTATTTAAAATTATGTGTTTTATTTAAGAAAATTTATAAAAATATTTATAAAGTACAAAAAAAAGATAATGGCTATTAGACTCGTTTAAAAAGGTTTAATTATTCTATGTTTGAACTTTTGGAACGAATTAAATGTTATAAAAAACATTTAAAAGAAAAAAAAGAAGAAAGGTATTTGTCATTAAGTGATGATGATTTGAAATTGGATTATTCTTTTAAAAAATAATTAAAAGAAATTAAACCAAAATCAAAAATTTTAAGGAATTATCGAGATTCTTCACAAAATGCTAAGGATAAACTTTTATATAATTTTAAAGATTCTAAAAAAATATCTTTTATTACTTTGACAGCTACTTATGATGATTTAAAAGGTAAAACTATAAAATATACTCATGAACCTGATATTATGGGGCAGGTAAGGAAACGTTTTATTCCGTTTAGTGATAAAAAATTATTTATCAAATTTATTTCAACAATTCTCTTAAAAATATTTGGTTTATTCCAAAATGCAAGATTTTCGTTATTTTTGGTCTTTGGAAACTACTAAATTAGGAGTTATTCATTATCATATTATTTTTAATATTGATGTTTTAAATTCTTTTGGTGTATATTCTCGTTATTTGTGTACTGATAAAGATTATGCTTTGGGTTTGAAAAACCAACCTATTAAAGGAAATAAGAGTATTTTTTATGATGATTATTTAATGCATAAAATAGATGAAAAAGGTAATATTAAAATACCTCAAAATTATTATGAGAAAAAGAATTTTAAAGTGTCAAAAATTACTTTGCTTTGGGCTAATGCTTATTCATCTGTTATGAATAAAAATAATATAAAACATTTATTTGAAAAAATTGAAATTAGTAAATGTAAAGTTTTTTATAAAGGCACTTTTGATAAAAAAGATTATGTTAATAAAGTTGTTTCATATGTTAGTAAATATTTTTCTAAAAATGATAAACAAATTGAATCAAATTCTAATAAAGGAATTGATTTTTATAGTCGTCATTTGTAAAGAAATAAGAAATAGAATTAAGTTCATTTCCGATGGTTAATTTTAATTTTTCTAATATATTTTAATGGAATATTAAACAAATAATTAATGATTTGTTTTTGGAAAAAATAAATAAAATTATTTATAAATTACAAAAACTTAAAAAACTTTAAATTATTGAAATTATTAATGCTATAATATAAGTAATAAGAAAAAGATTTTTTTTAAAAGAAGCAATATTTTGAAAAAAATCAGCAATCGCTTACAAAAAACCCCTTGAAAGAAAAAAGATAAAGATTATTACTTTGTTGTCGTGCATGGGTGGAAAATTCAGCATTTAAAAACGAAGATTTTCGCCTCCACTTCCACCCTGTCCTTAAAACTTTATCCATCTTCAAAGACAAACATAACAATAATAAAACCAAAGAAGTAGAAATGAAAAGAACAATCCCTGATTGGGAATAAAAAAATTAAAGGAGTTTTAATAAATAATGTTTGAATTTAAAAAACAATGTAAAATAATTTATTTTTTTTTAATAATTTTCTTAGGAATATCATTTATTTTTAGTAATAATAGAGTTATGGCAATGAATAATAATGAAGTTAGAAATATTAATGATTTATCGATTGAAGAAATAAAGAATAATATAAAAAATAAAATTGATGAAATTTTATCTCAAATTAAAAAATTATCTGATGAAATTTTACAATATGATCGACTTAATCTAAATACAATGAATTTAAAAAAGAAATTAAAATATCTAGATATAAAAATCAAAAAGTTTTATATACAAATTGGATTATGTAATACATTAATTGAAATAAATCAACAAATTTGGGATTTTTCATATAAAAGACAACAATTAATTATAAAAATAAATTCACCCGATAAAGAACATTTTGATATAGAAAATTGTAAACAAATAACAATTAAAGTTATTAAATTACAAAATAAACAAAAAGAATTAATAAAAAAATTAAAACATTAATTATTTAACAAGGCCCTCTTTGGGGTCTTTTTTTATTATCTCCAAACAACTTCAAAAAAAGAAACCTAAAACTATGTTCATAAAAAAAGATTATGTTACTTTGTAAAGGTGGTAAGATTTCTTTGATGAACATAATTTAGTTTTGCTTTCGTTTTAGATATTTTGTCAATAAAAAAAGACCATGAGGAAGGTCTTAATTAAAATAGTAAAATTTATATTAAATTATTTTTATTTATTTAGATTGTTTTGTAATATTTGTTCTAATATTAAAAGAATTTGATTTTTATCTTCTTTATCGCCATTCAACACAATCCATTTGGTTAAATTTTTAATATCGTTATTAATTAAATTTGAATATTTTTGTTTTGAATTTTCAACAAAATCTATTATTTGTTTTTCTATAACATTAATTGTATTCATCTTGTATGAAATTGATTCATTTTCATAATTAATCGCCATAACGGAATTATTATTAATAATTAAAAATAATTCTAAACTAATAAATAAAACGATTTTAAAAAATAATAAATTTGTTTTTAATTTAAACATTATATGAAATTTCCTTTGATATTAATAATAACAAATAAAATATATTTTAAATTATTTAACGTCTTCTAGGATTGTTTTGTTGATTTTGATCGTTTTGTTGCGCCATGGCGTTATGGACAATGATTTGCTGAGAAAGCGATACGACTACTTAATTCAATATTTTGTCTCACAAAATTGTTAATAACTTCTTCAGAAGAGTTATTATTTCTAGCATTAAAAATTTGTTGAACTATTCTAGTTTGTTGAAAATTTAAGTTTTGTAAAATACGAGCTTGATTTTGAAAATTAACATGATTATTATCATGTCCTTTATTTTTAGAATTGTTCTTTTTAGAACTTTCTGTTTTATCAACCGAATATATATTAGAATTGTTTTTTTGTTAAATCAATATATTGAAGATCATCATCTGATGGATTATTTTTTAACCTCTATTATTGAATTGATATTTTGTCGAGAACTTGATGTTTGGTTATCATGGTTTGTTGATACTTGATGATTATTTTTTCTTTTATTATATTTTTTGATTGCTGCTGTGATACAATTTTGTTTATGCAAAATTTCGGTTTTTTTCATTATTGAATTTGAAGTTTGTTAGTTCGTTTAGTATTGCAAATTCTGCTTGTACATATAAAGCATACTCTTCATCATTGACAATTTCGTTATTATTACTATTTTTATTTCTCATCGCCATAATATAATTATTACTAGTAATTAAAAATAATCCTACGAAAATTAATAAACAAAAATAAAATATTTTAAATTGTTTTTTGCTTTAAACATTAATTAAATCTCCTTTCAGTAATTTAATTATTTTCGTTTCGGTTAAGATAATAAAACCAATAATAGCTACCACAAGAAAAATAATTATTAAGAAAAACCATTTGATTATTTTTTTAATTTTAATCATAAGTTATTAATTTTTTCGAAGAATTTTTAATATACAGGTATTTTAAAATATTTAATTTTTTAATTAACCTTAAAACCATTTACGGAACCAAGTTCTTACAGATTTAACTTTATCATTTATTTTATCCCCTATTTTTTGGTTTATAGGTTGGAAAGAGCCTTTCTAGGTTTTTTGGTTTTTTTATGGTTTTTTGATTTGTTAATATTCTGTTTTTTTGGGTTGTTAATAAAATTTCTTGTTTTTTCAACTCGTTTTTTTAGTTACTTCATGGGCTTTTTGTTCGTCTTTTATTTGTTCTTTGAATTTGTTGATTTCATAACGGAGTTCGGCGTTTTCTTCGAGATATTTGCCAGAGGCGTTTTCTTAAAGCCTTAATGGTTCCTTCGAGAGCTTGAATATGTAGGTTTTGTTGGACCCATTTATCAATTTGTTGTTCTAATTCATCACTTAAACGATTAATTTCTTCAGCTTGTTGGTTAATGATTTGGTTTAGTTGGATGATTTATTTATCTTTTTGGGTGATTTTTTCTTGAAGGTAATAGTCTTTGTCTTCTTGTAAGAAGTGTTTAGGACCTTTGTATTTAACGATTAAGTTATTTCCGCCTGGACCTTTGTGTTTTTGTTTTTTGAAGTAGATGCAAAGAAATAATTGGCTGTTGTTTTGTTGATTGAAAATAGCATTATCAAATCCGTCTAAAGTGGTGCGGTCATAAGTTTTACCATCTTCATTCCAACGGCCAAAAGGGTTGGAGGTTTTTTTTGATGTAAATTAGTAGATTGGAAGGTTTAGTTTGAATTTCACGACGATTTTCGACCAGCTTTAATTCTTTTCTTAAACTTTCTTCTCAAGGGCCAAAACTAGTTTAGTATTTTGTAACAATATAATGGATTGTTTCTGAAATTTCTTCTTTTTCATTGTATTTATCTATGTAATCAATGTCAACGCCGTTTTTGAGATAATAAGTGTGAGAAATCTTTTTTCCAGTTTGAAGGCTATATTTGGATTCGTTGTCTATTTTGTTATTATCTTGGTAATAAATTATTTTTGTTATTTTTTGAGTATTATGATCAAGATATATGACACAAAATAAAGTTCCTTGTTGTGTAAAGTGTTTTATTTGTAGGCATTTTTTAGTTTGGGGGTTGTATTTTTCAATTAAATTAATAGTTTTTTGATCGGGGTAAAAAGTAGTTTTTTTGATTAAATTGTTTGTTATTGAACCGTATATATTTATTATTTGGGTATTTTCATTTGAGTTTATATCAATTAAATTATTTTTATTTTCATTTGGAGTTAATTTATTTTGATTAACTATTTCATTATTATTTGCTTTATTTTTTTGGATAATGGGATTTGGCATTTTAAATAATTCTTTTTTGTTAGTAAATATTTTATCTTTTTGTTTTTTATTATATAAAATAAAACCACTTAAAAATATTGTAATAACTATTAAAATAAGGCACAATATGTTAATCAATTGCCATTTATGCTTTTTTTGTTTTTGTTTGCTTTCTTTTTGGTCTTTTGTTTCTTTTTTTAAAAATTTCATAAAATTACTTTTCTTTTTTTGTGTTATAATTTGTCAAAACTCATTTACGCTAAAATTGCTAAATTGTAATTACTAAATCTTAAAATCAAAAGCACAAATCATAGATCACAAATAAGTACCCTTATTATACAACATATATTGTTATTTGCATCAATATTTTTAAAATTACTCAATATTTTGATATTTTAAAAGTTTTTATTTGCAAATTGTTAAGTTATCGACGCTTAATATACAATAAAAATAAAAGAAAGGGTTTTTATGTAAAAGTAATAATTCAACTATATATTAATTTACAAACTGGTTTGCATAAATTTTTGGTTTTATTTATTTGTTTTTCAAAATTAATAACATTATTGCAAAATAAAACTGGGTTCGTTTAATTCGTTTTGACAAAGTTTAATTAAATTAATACCATTGTCGTTTAAAATAGTTTTTTAGGTTTTAAAGTTTGAAATAATATCACACTTCCTAAAGAAGGGTTCATAATAGGTGTTGTTTCGCTGTTCCGTTTTTTTAGACAACTTTTGTCTTTAAAATTGTTCTTTAAAACTTAAAATTAAGTGATAATTTCATATCTTTTCAAACTAAGGAAATATTTTTTTAAAATTTCAAAAAGTTTCTAAAACTTTTAATAATTCATTAGTTTCAAAAGATATTTTTTTGTCATATTTTATCTTTACACTATATAGTTAGGTAAAAAAAGTTAAAAAAGTGGTAAGAAAATGAAATTATAATTATTTTTTTACGTAATTATGTTA is a window encoding:
- a CDS encoding DUF2963 domain-containing protein, with translation MKFLKKETKDQKESKQKQKKHKWQLINILCLILIVITIFLSGFILYNKKQKDKIFTNKKELFKMPNPIIQKNKANNNEIVNQNKLTPNENKNNLIDINSNENTQIINIYGSITNNLIKKTTFYPDQKTINLIEKYNPQTKKCLQIKHFTQQGTLFCVIYLDHNTQKITKIIYYQDNNKIDNESKYSLQTGKKISHTYYLKNGVDIDYIDKYNEKEEISETIHYIVTKY
- a CDS encoding SVM family protein (Sequence-variable mosaic (SVM) proteins are highly divergent, but recognized by the shared signal peptide region that defines them.); translation: MFKLKTNLLFFKIVLFISLELFLIINNNSVMAINYENESISYKMNTINVIEKQIIDFVENSKQKYSNLINNDIKNLTKWIVLNGDKEDKNQILLILEQILQNNLNK
- a CDS encoding UvrD-helicase domain-containing protein, with the protein product MLLNLYYEKLNYYNLITLDVLLIETSDFIEFVERNNGLIYNRPVFIDEFQDLNYFYYFIIKELLFNKPNFLYCFGDYTQNIYSSFGYSERILKLFVKDFISQKHFLNFNYRSKGINIVKAANELIDNKEYLQLSFSEKKYRDFINFSFFDNFYQQVNYLCEKIKKSLIYSTTVLCGSNGKLQKLKHEFEKTKFLLLYLIIIVKKMKLFCQRYIDIKDMKMNVFI
- a CDS encoding SVM family protein (Sequence-variable mosaic (SVM) proteins are highly divergent, but recognized by the shared signal peptide region that defines them.); its protein translation is MFEFKKQCKIIYFFLIIFLGISFIFSNNRVMAMNNNEVRNINDLSIEEIKNNIKNKIDEILSQIKKLSDEILQYDRLNLNTMNLKKKLKYLDIKIKKFYIQIGLCNTLIEINQQIWDFSYKRQQLIIKINSPDKEHFDIENCKQITIKVIKLQNKQKELIKKLKH